The Pseudofrankia sp. DC12 region AGGGGTGAGGCCGCCGCCGATGTCCGTGCCGTCGGGCTGCTGCTCGCTCCAGCGCACGATCAGCTCGCCCAGCGGAGTGTCCTGCTCGAAGGAGATCCGGCCCTCACGGAACAGCTCCAGCAGCGCCAGGAACCGGGCGACGACCTCGATGGTCTCCCGGCAGCCGACGCACAGCGTCCGGAACGACGCGGCGCCCAGCTCGCGCAGCCGCTGGATCAGCACGAGCATGTGCTCCCGGACGCTGACCCGCGGGGCGTGCACGTGGTCGACGGCGACGACCGGCGGCAGCACCGGCTCGCGCAGCCGGGCCGCCATCGCGGCGAGCTCGGAAGGGCCGACGGTGATCTGCACCTCGGGCAGCGCGGCGGCGTACCTCGGCTCCAGCGCGACGGCGCGCGGCGTGTGCCGGGACTCGAGCGCCATCAGCGTCTGGAAGATCGCCGCAGCTTCCTTGTAGGCCTTGTACTGCAGCAGCCGGGCGAACAACAGGTCGCGGGCCTCCAGCAGCGCGAGGTCCTCGTCCTCGCCGTCACCGCCGGAGGTGGGCAGCAGCCGGGCGGCCTTCAGGTCCAGCAGGGTCGCGGCGATCACGAGGAACTCGGTGGCCTGCCCGAGGTCGAACCGGTCGC contains the following coding sequences:
- a CDS encoding ScpA family protein: MAAQPAPPPGPPEPTAGAGTPSADALPLTARSGRSEAFLVELENFSGPFDLLLSLIAKHKMDVTEVALAKVTDEFVAHLRRLGDRFDLGQATEFLVIAATLLDLKAARLLPTSGGDGEDEDLALLEARDLLFARLLQYKAYKEAAAIFQTLMALESRHTPRAVALEPRYAAALPEVQITVGPSELAAMAARLREPVLPPVVAVDHVHAPRVSVREHMLVLIQRLRELGAASFRTLCVGCRETIEVVARFLALLELFREGRISFEQDTPLGELIVRWSEQQPDGTDIGGGLTPVAELPARSDFDDDLDPDNEDADEEAGR